In one Haloplanus salinus genomic region, the following are encoded:
- a CDS encoding universal stress protein has protein sequence MVILTAIDRDPGCKGVVETAYDLATSMEMELVLLHVVPEDGDEDKARAEIEDIVTSVIGSLEGVDLRIMPEQARRDLPTGRTANHILQVAEDIRPDYIVIGSRKRTGLGKILLGSVSKLILANADVPVVTVEQTRKAEAT, from the coding sequence ATGGTGATATTGACGGCCATCGACAGGGACCCTGGCTGCAAAGGGGTCGTCGAGACGGCGTACGACCTCGCGACGAGCATGGAGATGGAGCTGGTGCTCCTCCACGTGGTCCCCGAGGACGGGGACGAGGACAAAGCACGGGCGGAAATCGAGGACATCGTCACGTCGGTGATCGGGTCGCTCGAGGGCGTGGACCTCCGCATCATGCCGGAACAGGCGCGCCGTGATCTGCCGACGGGGCGGACGGCGAATCACATCCTGCAGGTAGCCGAAGACATCCGCCCGGACTACATCGTCATCGGCTCGCGCAAGCGGACGGGGCTGGGAAAGATCCTGCTCGGGAGCGTCTCGAAGCTCATCCTCGCAAACGCGGACGTGCCCGTGGTGACGGTCGAACAGACGCGGAAGGCGGAGGCGACGTAG